AGGTGTACCGGAAAGACAACCAGCAGCAGATAGCGGCAGGAGTTCTTCACAATGCTGTCGATACGATCAGGATCACGCGCTGCCTCGACCATGAGGGAGATTCCCGTGGCAGAGCCAAAGGTTCGAGGAACGATGAGAAGATTCGCTGCGAGACTGAAGCTGATCGAGTAAAAGGCGATCTGCTCCAGACTCGAAAAAGCGCGAAGGAAGACCATCTCCGAACGGTCCCAGACGACAGACATGAGAAGTTGAATTCCGATCGCCTCCAGACAAAACTTCCGGATCCGCAAAACTACTTCACTCTCCAGTTTATCCAGCGGAAATGTGCGAAGCTTCGCGTTGAGAGGAATGGTACGGAGTACCACCTCAACAGTTCGCGAGATCAGAGCGGCCGATGCGACACCCACAAGGTCCCAATGAAAGTGGATGGTAAGGCTGATGATGATCGCATACGCGATCAGATATCCGAACGCACTGAGGGTGTTTTTAGAGACATCTTCAAACGCATTATTCGCCTGTGCGGGCACCCACGACATGACCCCTGGAACGATGGAAAGGATCAACAGATACGACATCAATTTATAGGACGGATCACCCCATATGGCAACGGACGCCAAGCCCAGGAGTGTGATCAAAACTGCGCCCAGGAGCTGATATCGATAGGCCAGGTTGTAGACGGCGCGTGCCGCTCCAAGCTGGTCCAGCGCGATAAACTCGGACATATATTTCCGGGTTGCTCCGGCCAGACCGGAGCCGCTGGTTCGAGTCACAATCATCACGAAGAAATTGATGTAGCTGAAGTAACCAAGCTTTTGCGGCCCCAGATATCGGGCAACAGCAACGGACGCCGAGAGAAAGACAATCGTCTCGATGACGGTTTCAAGACCGAACCAGATCGAGTTGTGGAGAATCTTTCCTGCGGTGGTTGCTGCCTTCGAACTCATACCTTCAGCATAACTGCTGCGTTAGTGGATGGCTGGAGCATCTTTGATGCTCCCAAAAGACAACAGCCTATTGCACCGTATAGGATCAATAGACTGATCACAGCCGATAGGAAGACGATGTCTGGAATAGCGTATTTGGGGCCACCCATTCAACATCGAGACAGCCTGTGCCTGGCATTTCGCAAGATTGGCGTCGAACTCACCCAGGTCTACGACTATCTTTCCTGGCCGGGACGCAGTGATTCCCCTTTGCAATCGTCCCTTGCTGCTCGAGGTGCAAGAGTTCAGGCACAGTTCTTCGGCACAAATGACGAGCGGTACCTGGAAGAAACGCTTCGTATTCTTGACGAAGCGCATATTACCCACGTGCTTGCATTCTGGGGAACACGTCCGCTGGCGGACATCAAAGCCCTGAAGCGAAGACGTCCGCATCTGAAATTTATCCTCAATGTGCTTTGCCATCCCATCGGGCTTACCCCTTTGACCGTAAAGCTGCAGCACCTGGTGATGGGCAGTGCGATGAAGAGCCTCGACGGTCTCGTCGTTTCAAGCGCGTATATGCAAAAGTATTTCGAGCAGAACGTGCCTGGAACCGCAAAGGTACCAACGCTTGTGCTGCCTCCTTGCTGGTCTGAAGAGTACGCCCGCAAGGTTCCTGTGGAACCGTCCGATGCACGACCGAATGTGGTCTTCCTTGGACGGACGGACTGGAGTTCCGGCCAGCCTTCGGACAATGTCTCCGTGTCTTTGCGCACCCTCATGCAGCAGGGCATCGACGTTCACTACAATCGATCGCCCGAGAGCGAAACGAGCGAAGAGCACGCATGTCCCTTCGACGGGATGGATATTGACAAGCTCACCAACTTCGCCGCTCGCTTCGATGCTTCCCTGATCGTGTATGAACTCGGGAATGTACAGAGGAGAGACCGTTTCGATGTGACGGTTCCCGACCGTTTGATCACAAGCGTCGCGGCCGGGATTCCAGTTGCACTTCCGGCCGAAGGCTACTCCGCCTGTAAGGAGTACTTGCGACAGTATGGTGCCGTCATCGAATATCGGTCGATGGCTCACCTCGCCGAGCAGCTTCGTGATCGGACGATGGTGGAGGGTTTGCGCAAGACTGCCTTTGAAAAGGCCAAAGAATATCGCGCCGAGAAGCTGTTACCACGCTTGACGAGTTTCCTGAATGAACTCCGCTAAATCGGCTGAGCCGCTTATGTCGCGAGAGTATCACCAGTCAGTCAGCGTGCCATCCAGCTTGCGTGCAATAGGCAGATATGCACGCTGGTAGGGATACCTTGCCG
This genomic stretch from Terriglobus saanensis SP1PR4 harbors:
- a CDS encoding polysaccharide biosynthesis C-terminal domain-containing protein, yielding MSSKAATTAGKILHNSIWFGLETVIETIVFLSASVAVARYLGPQKLGYFSYINFFVMIVTRTSGSGLAGATRKYMSEFIALDQLGAARAVYNLAYRYQLLGAVLITLLGLASVAIWGDPSYKLMSYLLILSIVPGVMSWVPAQANNAFEDVSKNTLSAFGYLIAYAIIISLTIHFHWDLVGVASAALISRTVEVVLRTIPLNAKLRTFPLDKLESEVVLRIRKFCLEAIGIQLLMSVVWDRSEMVFLRAFSSLEQIAFYSISFSLAANLLIVPRTFGSATGISLMVEAARDPDRIDSIVKNSCRYLLLVVFPVHLGCAAITNEAIRFVYGAKYVGAIPVLIVASILSIPRAFQEIPDILLRAADRQKKLFLWLILTGVLNIALDAALIPHFGAVGAAWGNGLSQAFGIVAMWKQAQRAYRFSLPMQSTIRLGVAGVLMAVIAFAVGRAIPGMPGLIVAVVSAVPIYLGLVRLTRGLESSDRLRLMPLINRLPGPVRPGFSALVAFAVPAAAEIDMM